The Actinomycetota bacterium genome includes the window GGATCGGGATCTGGGAGTTCGCCAGCAACGACGAGGAGGGCGAGCCCGACGTCGTGATGGCCTGCGCCGGCGACATCCCGACCCTGGAGACGCTGGCTGCCGTGGACATCATCCGCCAGCGGCTGCCCCACCTGAAGGTGCGGGTGGTGAACGTGGTGGACCTGATGCGCCTGGAGCCCGACTCCGAGCATCCTCACGGCATGCCCGACCCGGAGTTCGACGCCCTGTTCACGCTGGACAAGCCGATCGTGTTCGCCTACCACGGCTATCCCTGGCTGATCCACCGGCTGGCCTACCGGCGCAACAACCACCACAACCTCCACGTCCGCGGCTACAAGGAGGAAGGGACCACCACCACGCCGTTCGACATGGTGATGCTGAACGATCTGGACCGGTTCCATCTGGTGATGGACGTGATCGACCGGGTCCCGGGCCTGGGACCCCAGGCCGCGCACCTCCGCCAGGACATGGTGGACCGGCGCCTGGAGTGCCGTGCCTACACCCGGTTGGAGGGAGAGGACGATCCCGATGTCCGGGACTGGATCTGGCCCTACTAGTCTGAGCCAGACTAGCGTGCGCGTCCTGGTCGTCAACGCCGGCTCCAGCAGCCTGAAGCTGCGGGTCCTCGATGGGGACGATCGGGTGGCCGGCTCGGAGGACCTCCCGGCGCCACGGGGCCAGACGGACGCCGCCGGGGTGGCCGCGGCGATCGAGCGGTTCGGGGAAGTGGACGCGGTAGGCCACCGCGTCGTCCACGGCGGCCGCGAGTTCCTGGAGCCGGTGCTCCTGGATCGGGAGGTGGAGGCACGCCTGCGGGCCCTCACCGACCTGGCGCCCCTCCACCAGCCGAAGTCCCTGGCGGCGGTGGAGGCGGTGTCCTCGGTGCTGCCTGCGGTTCCCGCCGTGGCGTGCTTCGACACGGCCTTCCACGCCGGCATGCCGGAGGCCGCGGCCACATACGCGCTCCCGCCGCAGTGGCGCTCACGATGGGCCCTCCGGCGGTATGGGTTCCACGGGCTTTCCCACGGCTACGCCTCGCGCCGGGCCGCGGAGATGGTGGGCCGGTCGCCGCGGGGGCTCCGGATCGTGACGTGTCACCTCGGGGCCGGTGCGTCCCTGGCTGCGGTCGTCGACGGTCGGTCGGTGGACACCACCATGGGGTTCACGCCGCTGGAGGGCCTGGTCATGGCGACCCGGTCGGGGAGCGTCGACCCCGGGCTGGTCCTGTGGCTGGAGGAGCACGTGGGGATGCCGCCCGCCGAGCTGGCGGCAACCCTGGAGCACCGTTCGGGCCTGCTGGGCCTGGCCGGGACGCCGGACATGCGGGAGATCCTTCGCCGGGCGGCGGCAGGGGACGCCGCCGCCGTGCTGGCCCTGGACGTGTACGTGCACCGGCTGGCGGGGAGCGCAGCCGCGATGACGGCGTCGCTGGGAGGGCTGGACATCCTGGTGTTCACCGGAGGGGTGGGGGAGAACGCGCCGGAGATCCGGCGACGGGCGGCCGAGCGGCTGGCGTTCCTGGGGGTGGAGGTGGACGCCGAGGCGAACGAGGGCGGGTCCGGCGACCGCGACGTCTCGACCGCCGGGAGCGCCGCCCGCACGCTGGTCGTCGAGGCCAGGGAGGACCTCCAGATCGCCCATGAGGTCCGGCGGGTCCTCGGCGTGTAGGGGCGGCGAGCCCTCCAACCGGCAGCGCCTCCGCTGGGGGGGAGGTGTCGACTGGCCGCGGCGGGGAATCCATTCGGCGGCCTCGGTCGTACCACTTGCGGGGCGGACGGACCCCACTGGGGTCGGGAAGGGGAGTGCCATGCGGCGCCGCACGGTCGGGTTCGCCATCCTGCTCATTGTCACGGCCGTCCTGGGCTCGAGCGGCTCGGCGACGGCTGCCACCGGGACCGTGAACTGGCCCCAGTTCCGGTTCAACCAGAACCACACCGGGGTGAATCCCTCCGAGACCACCATCAACGCCAGCAACATCACGTTCGTGACGCTGGACTGGGCGGCGCAGCTGGGCATGCTGGTGGACTTCTCCTCGCCCGCGGTGGTGAACGGCGTGGCCTACATCGGCTCGGACGACGGCCGGCTGTGGGCGTACCCGGCCGACGGGTGCGGGCAGAGCCTGTGCACCACGCCGCTGTGGAGCTCCGTGTCGCTGGCCCAGATCATCGACTCGCCTGCGGTCAAGAACGGCG containing:
- a CDS encoding acetate/propionate family kinase, producing the protein MRVLVVNAGSSSLKLRVLDGDDRVAGSEDLPAPRGQTDAAGVAAAIERFGEVDAVGHRVVHGGREFLEPVLLDREVEARLRALTDLAPLHQPKSLAAVEAVSSVLPAVPAVACFDTAFHAGMPEAAATYALPPQWRSRWALRRYGFHGLSHGYASRRAAEMVGRSPRGLRIVTCHLGAGASLAAVVDGRSVDTTMGFTPLEGLVMATRSGSVDPGLVLWLEEHVGMPPAELAATLEHRSGLLGLAGTPDMREILRRAAAGDAAAVLALDVYVHRLAGSAAAMTASLGGLDILVFTGGVGENAPEIRRRAAERLAFLGVEVDAEANEGGSGDRDVSTAGSAARTLVVEAREDLQIAHEVRRVLGV